From a region of the Oryza sativa Japonica Group chromosome 6, ASM3414082v1 genome:
- the LOC9272689 gene encoding casparian strip membrane protein 3: MEGSEEHGETSKAPLSRGVSKGVSILDVILRFVAIIGTLASAIAMGTTNQTLPFFTQFIRFKAQYSDLPTLTFFVVANSIVSAYLILSLPLSIVHVIRSRAKYSRLILIFFDAAMLALVTAGASAAAAIVYLAHKGNARANWLAICQQFDSFCERISGSLIGSFAAMVVLVLLIFLSAIALARR; this comes from the exons ATGGAAGGGTCTGAGGAGCATGGTGAGACCTCAAAGGCACCCCTGAGCAGGGGGGTCAGTAAAGGAGTGTCTATACTCGATGTTATACTTCGCTTTGTCGCGATCATTGGCACCCTCGCGAGTGCCATTGCCATGGGCACCACCAATCAGACGCTGCCTTTCTTCACCCAGTTCATCCGGTTCAAGGCGCAATACAGCGATCTCCCAACTCTCAC GTTTTTTGTGGTGGCAAACTCTATTGTCTCTGCCTATCTCATCCTTTCACTCCCACTGTCAATTGTGCACGTCATTAGGAGCAGGGCTAAGTATAGCAGGCTCATCTTGATCTTTTTCGATGCG GCAATGCTAGCTCTGGTGACCGCGGGGGCATCTGCTGCAGCAGCTATTGTGTACTTAGCACACAAGGGAAATGCCAGAGCAAACTGGCTTGCTATTTGCCAGCAGTTTGATTCCTTCTGTGAGCGCATCTCTGGCTCCCTGATTGGCTCATTTGCAGCCATGGTTGTGCTGGTACTGCTCATATTCCTCTCGGCTATTGCATTAGCCAGGCGATAG